The following proteins come from a genomic window of Larimichthys crocea isolate SSNF chromosome XV, L_crocea_2.0, whole genome shotgun sequence:
- the LOC104935569 gene encoding metabotropic glutamate receptor 7 isoform X2 has translation MVDIIRALGWTYVSTIASEGSYGEKGVEAFTQLSKEAGGICVAQSLKIPHNPKLEDYDKAIQQLLETQHSRAVIIFASEEDIRGVLNATKRANQVGHFLWIGSDSWGAKSSPIHQLEDVAVGAVTILPKRSSIEGFDEYFTALTLENNRRNVWFAEFWEENFDCRLLSASKREDTSRKCTGQERIGIDSKYEQEGKVQFVIDAVYAMAHALHSMQRDLCSDHPGICPQMETAEGKTLLKYIRNTSFNGSAGTSVVFNKNGDAPGRYDLFQFQMTNSSTPEYKVVGQWVETLQLRLEELQWPDGEQEVPISVCSLPCKTGERKKRVKGMPCCWHCELCDGYQYQYDETSCRLCAYNMRPNPNRTACQPIPIVKLEWHSPWAIIPVFLAMLGIIATIFVMATFVRYNDTPIVRASGRELSYVLLTGIFLCYIITFLMIAKPDVAVCAFRRIFLGLGMCISYAALLTKTNRIYRIFEQGKQTVTAPRFISPTSQIAITSSLICVQLLGVLVWFAVDPPNTIVDYDEQKTINPMLARGVLKCDITDLQIICSLGYSILLMVTCTIYAIKTRDVPEDFNEAKPIGFTMYTTCIVWLAFIPIFFGTAQSAEKLYIQTTTLTISMNLSASVALGMLYMPKVYIIIFHPEMNVQKRKRSFKAVVTAATMSSRLSQKPNERPNGEAKTELCENPAADPMSQATKKTYVSYNNLRI, from the exons gtGGAATCTGCGTCGCCCAGTCTTTGAAAATTCCCCACAACCCCAAGCTGGAGGATTATGACAAAGCCATCCAACAGCTGCTGGAGACGCAGCACTCGCGGGCAGTCATCATCTTTGCCAGTGAAGAAGACATACG GGGAGTTCTCAATGCCACCAAGAGGGCCAATCAGGTGGGCCATTTCCTGTGGATTGGATCTGACAGCTGGGGGGCCAAGAGCAGCCCGATTCACCAGCTCGAAGATGTAGCAGTGGGAGCAGTCACTATACTGCCCAAACGCTCCTCCATCGAAG GGTTTGATGAATACTTTACTGCGCTCACTCTGGAGAACAATCGCAGGAATGTGTGGTTTGCTGAGTTCTGGGAGGAAAACTTTGACTGCAGGCTTCTCAGTGCCTCGAAGAGAGAGGATACCAGCCGTAAATGCACAG GCCAGGAGCGCATCGGAATCGACTCCAAATACGAGCAGGAAGGGAAGGTGCAGTTTGTGATTGACGCCGTGTACGCCATGGCCCACGCTCTACACAGCATGCAGAGGGACTTATGTTCCGATCACCCTGGCAtttgtccacagatggagactGCCGAAGGAAAGACTCTGCTGAAGTACATACGCAACACCAGCTTCAACG GTAGTGCCGGCACCTCTGTTGTGTTTAACAAGAACGGCGATGCTCCAGGACGCTATGACCTGTTCCAGTTCCAGATGACCAACTCCTCCACCCCAGAGTATAAGGTGGTAGGACAGTGGGTGGAGACACTCCAGCTCAGG ctggaggagctgcagtggCCAGATGGGGAGCAGGAGGTGCCTATCTCAGTGTGCAGTCTGCCCTGCAAAactggagagaggaagaagagagtaAAGGGCATGCCATGCTGCTGGCACTGTGAACTCTGTGACGGCTACCAGTACCAGTACGACGAAACTTCCTGCAGACTGTGTGCGTACAACATGAGGCCCAACCCCAACAGAACAGCCTGCCAGCCCATCCCGATAGTCAAGCTGGAGTGGCACTCACCCTGGGCGATTATTCCCGTCTTCTTGGCCATGCTTGGTATCATCGCCACCATCTTCGTCATGGCGACCTTCGTACGCTACAACGACACACCCATCGTGCGGGCATCAGGCCGAGAGCTGAGCTACGTGCTGCTAACTGGCATCTTTCTGTGTTACATCATCACCTTCCTCATGATTGCCAAGCCTGACGTAGCTGTGTGTGCGTTCAGGAGGATCTTCCTTGGCCTGGGCATGTGCATCAGCTACGCCGCACTGCTCACCAAGACCAACCGCATCTATCGAATCTTCGAGCAAGGCAAGCAGACGGTCACAGCCCCTCGCTTCATCAGTCCCACCTCCCAGATCGCAATCACTTCCAGCCTGATCTGCGTGCAGCTGCTGGGCGTGCTGGTGTGGTTTGCCGTCGACCCTCCAAACACCATCGTCGACTACGATGAGCAGAAAACCATCAATCCTATGCTGGCTCGTGGCGTGCTGAAGTGTGACatcacagacctgcagataATCTGTTCACTGGGCTACAGTATCCTGTTGATGGTGACCTGCACCATCTACGCCATCAAGACAAGGGATGTACCGGAAGACTTCAATGAAGCCAAACCCATTGGCTTCACTATGTACACCACTTGCATAGTCTGGCTGGCCTTCATCCCGATTTTCTTTGGCACAGCCCAGTCAGCGGAGAAG CTGTACATTCAGACGACCACCCTGACCATCTCCATGAACCTCAGTGCCTCGGTAGCACTGGGCATGCTCTACATGCCCAAGGTATACATAATTATCTTCCACCCTGAGATGAATGTACAGAAGAGGAAGCGTAGCTTCAAGGCTGTGGTCACAGCTGCCACAATGTCATCGCGTCTGTCCCAGAAGCCCAACGAGAGGCCAAACGGAGAGGCTAAGACTGAGCTGTGTGAGAACCCCGCTGCTGACCCCATGA GTCAAGCAACCAAGAAAACATATGTGAGTTACAACAACCTCAGGATCTGA